The Candidatus Binatus sp. sequence TTGATCTTCTTCCAGATCAGTTCCGCCAGTTCGAGCACAGTGGTCGATTTGCCGGTCGAGATGTTCACGTCGTCGTTAATAGTGCGCTCGCTTTCAAGCGCTAGTCTGATTCCTAGAGCAACGTCACCGCCATAGGTGTAGTGCCTTACCTGCTCTCCACTTCCAAGAATGTGCAGCGGATCCTGTCCTTCGAGCACTTTGAGCACAAGATCGGGCAGCACGTGGCTCATCGCGAGCTTGACGTTGCCGGACAAAATGATAGGGGCATTAAGCGCGCGTCCCTCGCCAATTCCGACGCAGTTGAATGGTCGGACGATAGTATAGGGAAGTTGATACTGCTCCCAGGCGCCGCGCGCGAAGTACTCAGTGGCGAGTTTCTGAAAGCCGTAGGTAGAGTGAGGAGGAGGGCTGGTCAGTTGCGCGCCTTCAGGGGTGGGAAAGACGGTCGCACCTTCAAATACCATCGACGACGAAATTACCACGATGCGCCTGAGACCACGCTCCCGACGGGCCCACAAGGCGGCGTCGAAAGCGGCGGCAGTGATTCGTTCGTTCTCCGCGAGCAAATCGTAGGCATACTCGTGAAAGTAAGAAATCCCGCCGATTCGGGCAGCCGCCGCGACCAGCACTTCGACCTGACCGACTATCGACTTAAGTAAGTCCAGGTTCTTGGCGTCGCCGCTTACAAAGTGATAGTTCGGATGATTGTCGTAACTACGGCTAATCTCACCGTACTTGGAATAATTATCGATTCCGAACACCGCATGTCCGGCTTTCAGAAGATCTTCAACCAGGTAACCGGTGATGAATCCGGCTGAACCAGTGACGCAAATCTTCATAGCCGCCGCCCCTGGCCGCGCAGGTTCCAGATATCGATAACCCGC is a genomic window containing:
- a CDS encoding NAD(P)-dependent oxidoreductase yields the protein MKICVTGSAGFITGYLVEDLLKAGHAVFGIDNYSKYGEISRSYDNHPNYHFVSGDAKNLDLLKSIVGQVEVLVAAAARIGGISYFHEYAYDLLAENERITAAAFDAALWARRERGLRRIVVISSSMVFEGATVFPTPEGAQLTSPPPHSTYGFQKLATEYFARGAWEQYQLPYTIVRPFNCVGIGEGRALNAPIILSGNVKLAMSHVLPDLVLKVLEGQDPLHILGSGEQVRHYTYGGDVALGIRLALESERTINDDVNISTGKSTTVLELAELIWKKINGSKPFRYVNDPAYPYDVQVRMPDVRKASDLLGFNATTTLDDVLNEVVPWIELQWKQGRM